ACCCGCGAGCACTTCCACTCGCCTCCGGATGTAGCAACACCAGGCGACGATGCTGAGTATCCACCCGAGTGGCGCGACGTGCTCGCCTCCGTACTCTCTCGTCTTGACGAACGGATCGAGGCATTCTGGGCCAAGTAAAATCGACTCGTGGAGTACGAAAACTCCGGCCGCTCAGCATACCCGATCGGATCGCGTGACCCAGCGTTCCGGAACGCCTCAAGCCGGAACGCACACAATCACGCGTCCCGCACGTCGGTTCCTCGTCGCGGTAGCACGACCACGTCACGTCGTACGGCACGCCAAGTTCCAATCCCCGCTCGCAGGTCGCCCCCCGTTCGGGCACGGGCTCTGCCATCGGCCTGCCTGTCCGAGCACCAATGAAACGCACCCTACACGAAATCGCACATATATGATTGATACAAAGATATATTGAGACTCGTTCCGTAGAAGCTTCTATGAGCGAGTTTGACCCGGCTCCTGACTCAGCAGCAGAGACGCCACGCTGGCAGGACAGAACGGATACATTCAGCCGTGTCTACGATGTCGTCCTCGGTCTCACGTCACCAACGACGTACACGAATGTCGCAGAGCTCGCAGACTGCTCTCCGAACGCAGCAAAAAAGCACCTCGATCGCCTCGCAGAGATGGGTATTGCCCGCGCCGATACTGACAGCCGCCCGGCCAGGTACCAGCGACACGACGGATATCTCGAGTGGCAAGAGGCGAGTCGGATCGCCACGGACCTTTCTGTCGATGCGATTCTCAACCGCGTCGAAGCGCTCGAACAACGACGGACAGAATACGAAACCGAATTCGGCACCACCGACCCAGACACCGTTGCGGTGTTCGACGCCAAGGACCACGAGACGATCCACGACCGCATGACCGCAGTAAGCGACTGGCAAGGAGTCATTCGAGATATTCGGCTTTACGAACTCGCCCGGCAACTCTCACAGAACGACGGACACCTGATCCCCGCCTGAGATGAGCCCGCCCCCAGAGGATTCAGCGGCTGGCTCAACGGGTCCACCCGACCGACAAACGTTACGCCTGCTTGAACAACAGTTGACGACGGACCCACTCGTTGCTGCCACCCGGTTCGACCCAGATGCGTACGAACCACGATTGCTCACCGCAACCCTTGACACTGAACGGTATCCCGACGCGGTGGCCACCGCCAGAGTCGATATCCGGTGGTTCACAACCGGTGATTTTTCCATTCACTACGTC
The sequence above is a segment of the Halorubrum sp. 2020YC2 genome. Coding sequences within it:
- a CDS encoding sugar-specific transcriptional regulator TrmB — translated: MSEFDPAPDSAAETPRWQDRTDTFSRVYDVVLGLTSPTTYTNVAELADCSPNAAKKHLDRLAEMGIARADTDSRPARYQRHDGYLEWQEASRIATDLSVDAILNRVEALEQRRTEYETEFGTTDPDTVAVFDAKDHETIHDRMTAVSDWQGVIRDIRLYELARQLSQNDGHLIPA